From Diospyros lotus cultivar Yz01 chromosome 4, ASM1463336v1, whole genome shotgun sequence, a single genomic window includes:
- the LOC127800759 gene encoding LOB domain-containing protein 25-like encodes MASSSSYSNPPCAACKFLRRKCLPGCIFAPYFPPEEPQKFANVHKIFGASNVSKLLNDILPHQREDAVNSLAYEADARLKDPVYGCVGAISVLQRQVLRLQKELDATNADLMRFARNEMPSQFPGAAHYQQGAGFSALPYASHPWSSNPGDSPEGGGDGSA; translated from the coding sequence ATGGCTTCTTCCAGCAGCTACTCCAATCCTCCCTGCGCCGCTTGCAAGTTCCTGAGGAGAAAATGCTTGCCGGGCTGCATATTCGCGCCGTATTTTCCGCCGGAGGAGCCGCAGAAATTCGCCAACGTTCACAAGATATTCGGCGCAAGCAACGTGAGCAAGCTGCTGAACGATATCCTCCCCCATCAACGAGAAGACGCCGTCAACTCTCTCGCCTACGAAGCCGATGCCCGGCTCAAAGATCCCGTCTACGGCTGCGTCGGAGCCATCTCCGTCCTCCAGCGCCAGGTGCTGCGGCTCCAGAAAGAACTGGACGCCACCAACGCAGATCTCATGCGATTCGCTCGAAATGAGATGCCCTCGCAGTTTCCGGGTGCTGCACATTATCAGCAGGGTGCTGGTTTTTCTGCTCTTCCTTATGCCTCTCACCCATGGAGCAGCAACCCCGGGGATAGCCCTGAGGGTGGAGGGGATGGCAGCGCTTGA